The following proteins come from a genomic window of Brevibacillus antibioticus:
- a CDS encoding purine/pyrimidine permease — protein MFYKLQDKPPMGITTLSVLQWMIVTVSSSVAVPLMIGDMYGLQADEMGRLMQQTMFYIGLASLLQVWIGHRYPMIEGPAGLWWGIFIILAQLGTSMGLHPQEIGQSFQVGMILAGLLFFIFGLLGWIGKLQRWFTPLVSGTYMILLAVSLCSNILTGMLGIGFQHSKEVQPGVALVSIGIVALVVFIMRTKRFSSFAVLFGMVGGWIVYALLGWTEPVRPTEQLFSWPSIFFWGPPRWDWGVVLTSMLTGFVLLTNLMTSLSVMGKATDTVPTEKQYNRGGIFTGVSHLLSGLSGVVGMIPLSLAAAVIQTTKMASRLPFVIAMLGMMLIGLIPTVAHFLAALPTPVAYAAMFISYTQLLGFGLKDYVNVKMDERTIIVGGSSLLIGIGVMFVPAIAWQQLPALVSFLFGNGLLLGVIVCLVLEHIVFRKKEEDSVKKDGQVA, from the coding sequence GTGTTTTACAAACTACAAGATAAACCCCCAATGGGGATCACGACGCTGTCCGTATTACAATGGATGATCGTAACTGTTTCCAGCAGTGTAGCGGTACCACTAATGATTGGAGATATGTACGGCTTGCAGGCTGATGAAATGGGAAGGCTGATGCAGCAGACCATGTTTTACATTGGACTCGCGTCACTACTGCAAGTATGGATTGGACACCGCTATCCGATGATAGAAGGACCCGCTGGATTATGGTGGGGGATCTTTATCATTTTGGCTCAACTCGGAACGAGCATGGGTCTCCATCCACAAGAAATTGGTCAATCCTTTCAAGTGGGTATGATATTAGCAGGTCTACTCTTTTTCATTTTTGGCTTATTAGGATGGATTGGAAAATTACAGAGGTGGTTTACGCCGCTGGTTTCAGGAACGTATATGATTTTGCTTGCTGTTTCTTTGTGTAGTAATATTCTCACGGGCATGCTCGGTATTGGTTTTCAGCATTCAAAAGAGGTACAACCGGGTGTAGCACTTGTGTCCATAGGGATCGTAGCACTTGTTGTGTTCATTATGCGAACGAAGCGCTTCTCCAGTTTTGCCGTTTTGTTTGGCATGGTTGGGGGCTGGATCGTGTACGCGCTTCTTGGATGGACAGAACCAGTTCGACCTACTGAGCAATTATTTTCATGGCCTTCGATTTTCTTTTGGGGACCCCCACGCTGGGATTGGGGCGTTGTATTAACGAGTATGCTGACAGGATTCGTTCTGTTGACAAATCTCATGACGAGTTTGTCGGTCATGGGAAAAGCGACAGACACTGTACCTACTGAAAAGCAGTACAATCGCGGTGGTATTTTTACAGGGGTATCCCATTTACTATCGGGCTTGAGCGGTGTGGTTGGTATGATTCCACTTTCTTTGGCAGCAGCGGTTATTCAAACGACGAAAATGGCTTCGCGCCTTCCATTTGTGATAGCGATGCTGGGGATGATGCTGATTGGGCTGATTCCCACTGTTGCTCATTTTTTGGCAGCTTTACCTACTCCAGTGGCATATGCGGCGATGTTCATTTCCTATACGCAACTGCTTGGCTTCGGCTTGAAGGATTACGTAAATGTGAAGATGGACGAACGTACGATTATTGTTGGGGGCAGCTCGCTGCTGATCGGGATCGGAGTCATGTTCGTACCTGCTATAGCTTGGCAGCAACTTCCTGCACTAGTCAGCTTTTTGTTCGGCAATGGCTTATTGCTCGGAGTTATTGTGTGCCTAGTCCTGGAGCATATTGTTTTTAGAAAAAAGGAAGAAGATAGCGTAAAAAAAGACGGCCAAGTTGCATGA
- a CDS encoding B3/B4 domain-containing protein — translation MKVQLDCSVSERLPQFSLGILQYNNASVSDSPKMLQGRINYYVESLRLDHDTANLTEIEGVREWRACFKQVGIDPSRYRPSSEALLRRLLQGNPFFWINSAVDVNNFFSVLHALPFGIYDVNHLAGDITCRLGHANDAYEGLNGREVNMEGKLLLADGNGAFGSPIVDSKRSCVTEQSSTLLQVIFFHEKMEQSKKEEIVGSVGRMFTEINGGELTHFSIVTA, via the coding sequence ATGAAAGTTCAGCTAGATTGTTCCGTGTCCGAGCGTCTGCCGCAATTTTCTCTCGGCATATTACAATACAACAATGCTTCCGTAAGTGACTCCCCCAAAATGTTGCAGGGACGCATTAATTATTATGTGGAGAGCTTGCGGCTGGATCACGACACTGCAAACCTGACAGAAATCGAAGGCGTCCGCGAGTGGAGGGCCTGCTTTAAGCAAGTTGGCATTGATCCGTCCAGATACCGCCCTTCCTCAGAAGCATTACTGCGTCGTCTGCTGCAAGGAAATCCTTTTTTCTGGATTAATAGCGCTGTTGATGTTAATAATTTTTTCTCCGTTTTGCATGCGCTTCCTTTTGGGATTTATGACGTCAATCACTTAGCGGGTGATATCACTTGTCGTCTTGGCCACGCCAATGATGCCTATGAAGGATTAAATGGACGCGAAGTCAACATGGAAGGAAAACTGCTACTCGCTGATGGCAACGGAGCATTTGGGAGTCCCATTGTTGATTCCAAGCGTTCATGCGTGACGGAACAAAGCAGCACGCTCCTCCAAGTCATCTTTTTCCATGAAAAAATGGAACAATCTAAAAAAGAAGAAATCGTAGGTTCAGTTGGTCGCATGTTTACGGAAATCAACGGTGGCGAGCTGACTCACTTCTCTATTGTTACCGCCTAA
- the rnhA gene encoding ribonuclease HI, giving the protein MREVEIYTDGACSGNPGPGGWGAVLMYGQHIKEMSGAEPHTTNNRMELLAAIKALSTLKEPCKVTLYSDSAYLVNCFKQGWYKGWLKNGWKNSKGQQVENQDLWKELLQLMDTHKVEYVKVKGHADNKWNNRCDELATGAIKQL; this is encoded by the coding sequence ATGCGTGAGGTTGAAATTTATACAGACGGAGCTTGTTCCGGCAATCCAGGACCAGGTGGTTGGGGAGCTGTACTGATGTACGGCCAACACATCAAGGAAATGTCCGGTGCCGAACCGCATACAACGAATAACAGAATGGAGCTGTTGGCAGCCATCAAGGCGCTCTCTACATTGAAGGAGCCTTGTAAGGTGACGCTGTATAGCGACAGTGCATACTTGGTTAACTGCTTCAAACAAGGCTGGTATAAAGGCTGGCTGAAAAACGGCTGGAAAAACAGCAAAGGCCAGCAGGTTGAAAATCAGGACTTATGGAAAGAACTGCTGCAATTGATGGACACTCACAAGGTAGAGTACGTAAAAGTCAAAGGACACGCCGACAACAAATGGAACAACCGCTGCGACGAATTGGCGACAGGAGCGATTAAACAACTGTGA
- the queG gene encoding tRNA epoxyqueuosine(34) reductase QueG codes for MNDLQYWEQTKQSIIDYAKEIGIDKIGFASADPFTTLKERLLVHREKGYESGFEEPDLEKRTNPELLLDGARSLISIALAYPSKLKNPPKSEPGAYRGILCRAAWGTDYHHVLRDKLDKLTRFIMELEPGARIESMVDTGALSDRAVAERAGIGFVGKNCAVITPEFGSWVYLGELVTNLPLPSDLPIEEGCGDCNICVDACPTGALIQGGQLDAQRCVAYLTQVKDFIPDEFRGKIGNRLYGCDTCQTVCPKNRRIDNDHHAEFQPDPEIAKPLLIPLLQMSNKEFKEKFGQSSSSWRGKKPIQRNAILALAHFKDRTAVPHLERLLFEDPRPVIRGTAAWALGKIGGEQAQGALITAKTKEASPEVVEEIEKGMSMIRAQA; via the coding sequence GTGAACGACTTGCAGTACTGGGAGCAGACAAAGCAGTCCATCATTGACTATGCCAAGGAAATCGGAATCGATAAGATTGGGTTTGCCAGTGCCGATCCATTCACGACCTTAAAAGAACGGCTTCTTGTACACCGGGAAAAGGGTTATGAATCTGGATTTGAAGAGCCTGATTTAGAAAAGAGGACGAACCCGGAATTGTTGTTGGACGGGGCACGTTCGCTGATTTCTATAGCACTGGCCTATCCATCCAAGCTCAAAAATCCACCAAAGTCAGAGCCTGGTGCGTATCGGGGAATCTTATGCCGTGCTGCATGGGGAACTGATTACCATCACGTTCTGCGCGACAAGCTGGACAAGCTGACTCGATTTATTATGGAGCTGGAGCCAGGGGCTCGGATCGAATCCATGGTGGACACGGGAGCATTGTCTGATCGTGCGGTTGCCGAGCGGGCTGGGATTGGGTTTGTAGGAAAAAACTGCGCCGTCATAACGCCGGAGTTCGGATCGTGGGTGTACTTGGGGGAACTGGTAACGAATCTTCCGTTGCCAAGCGACCTGCCGATCGAAGAGGGCTGTGGTGACTGCAATATATGTGTAGACGCTTGTCCGACCGGTGCCTTGATTCAGGGAGGGCAGCTTGATGCACAGCGATGTGTAGCTTATTTGACACAGGTGAAAGACTTTATTCCCGATGAATTCCGCGGGAAAATCGGGAATCGGTTGTATGGTTGCGACACTTGTCAGACGGTATGTCCGAAGAATCGTCGCATCGACAACGACCATCATGCTGAATTTCAGCCTGATCCGGAGATTGCCAAGCCTTTGTTGATTCCTCTGCTTCAGATGAGCAATAAGGAGTTCAAGGAAAAGTTTGGCCAATCCTCTTCATCTTGGCGGGGCAAAAAGCCCATTCAGCGCAATGCCATACTAGCGCTTGCACATTTCAAGGATCGGACGGCTGTTCCTCATTTGGAGCGTCTTTTATTCGAGGACCCTCGTCCAGTCATCCGTGGAACTGCTGCGTGGGCGCTTGGAAAAATCGGGGGAGAGCAGGCACAAGGGGCGCTCATTACCGCAAAAACAAAAGA